A window of Yoonia sp. SS1-5 genomic DNA:
AGGCCCATGATGTGGGCGCCCCGCTGATTTTCATTCAGGACGTCCACCGCCCCGATCTGGTTGATTTTGGTCCCGAGCTTAACCGGGTGCGCGCAATGGATCGTACCATGCAACGGGCTGCCGAATAGTTGATGCAGATCCGTCCAGAGACAGCCAGTGACACAAGGACTATCCGGGAACTGACCGAAGTTGCCTTTGCCCCCATGCCCTATGGCGACGGGACAGAGGGCGCGTGCATTGATCGGTTGCGCATTGACGGTGACCTGACGCTGTCGCTGGTCGCGGACGAGGCCGGGGAGATCATCGGCCATGTCGCCTTTTCCCCCGCCCAGATCAGCAAAGCGACCGGCGATTGGTATGGGCTGGGGCCGATATCCGTGCGGGCGGATCGACAAAAGCAGGGTATCGGCACCATGCTTGCGCAGGCAGGGCTGAAACAGCTCAAAACACGCGGGGCTGCGGGCTGCGTTCTGATCGGCAG
This region includes:
- a CDS encoding N-acetyltransferase; amino-acid sequence: MQIRPETASDTRTIRELTEVAFAPMPYGDGTEGACIDRLRIDGDLTLSLVADEAGEIIGHVAFSPAQISKATGDWYGLGPISVRADRQKQGIGTMLAQAGLKQLKTRGAAGCVLIGRPAVYGPMGFVSDGNLTHGKLDTALVQYIGLNGTPPKGEVTFAPALQETSP